DNA sequence from the Lagenorhynchus albirostris chromosome 5, mLagAlb1.1, whole genome shotgun sequence genome:
atagccaggacatggaagcaacctaaacgtccatcgacagaggaataggtaaagaagatgtggtacatatatacaatggatattactcagccataaaaaagaacaaaataataccatttgcagcaacatggatggatctagagtttGTCATAGTGAGgtcagtcagacaaagaaagacaaatatcatatgatatcacttatatgtggtatctaaaaaaagggtacaaatgaacagaaatacaaaacagaaatagagttacagatgtagaaaacaaacttatggttactgggggtaagggaggggagggataaattgggagattgggattgacatatatacacaaaaaatttacttttaattatatttgCTTTAGTTACTGTTAAGGGTTGATTTCATGTCCAATGACTATTGTTAACTGATGGAAATTGAAGTGTCTTAGAATCATGCTGGAAGATACAGTGAACCTACTATGGGGTTTAATTCTTCCAAAGATAGAACACTGAAAGGTTAATATGAAAGTCTAGTTCAGACTTTCTCCATTAAGCCTTTATCAAATGGTCttcaaaaaggaaaagcatttttcattttttcccttctctttctattGTCCTTCTTGTTGAGGAAGGTTTACTAAAGGAAAAACTGAGAGATTCATGGGCCTAATTATTCCACAGACAGATTATTATatctgttaacattttctttacccacCTCCCTTTTATTACCAGCTGGAAAAATAAAGCATCTATAAACTGTTAATTAGAAATAAAGGAACAGATTTCACTTTTGAATCCAAATCTTGTGAAGAAGAGCACTAGTAGGTAAAAAAATCCCAACTCagtttaatacatataaaatgttcaatttaGATAGACTTTCggggtttctttcttttccttcaaattACAGTATATGGTTAATAGTTTACATATTGacagaattgttttattttaaagttagttacggcaggccaaaaaaaaatagagacattttaaaataaattgttttacaaCAATTCTGTGGGGAAAACAGCCTTAGAATTCCAAGCAACAATATTACAGCTGAATAGTCAGAAAGTTTACATTGTAAATAAGGAAAGTCTACTGAAAATATATGGATTCCAGTAGGAAGAGGGCGtcttaatacaaatattttacattttaattttgattaaaccAGTATTTTGGATGCCATGTCAAAGACAAACGGCATTTCAGGAGGAAAAGCAAGGCTTTGAGATTTTAAAGATAGGttccatatttttaaagcatttgctGATTCTCTCGATCTCCAGAAGTGgttctaaatttattattttaggttctgatttttttcactggACTTTAAATGATTTCACAATGAAGTAAGATACGTTGGATTATTTTCTCAGCTTAAGGTACAAGATAAGTTAATTGAACATTTTGTCATCAGGTGCGGGGATTCTCATCATTACCTGATCTTGTCTTGGCACCTAATTTGAGCTCAACGAATGTGCCCTTAGTCACAAGAATATCTTGGTACTGAGTCAGAAACAGAAGTAGAAGCAAGACTGTCAGGAATAGTGAAAGGAATAGGaccaggagggagaagagaacttctttccattccttcacataatcaaatgacatttttgtttcagcATCTTTTTTCAGAGCTAACTTTGCCACCCCCAGGTTAGGCAAGTtatgcttttgttttaaattctaccaAAAATCATTATGTAGTCTTTCATCATGCAAATAAACTCAAAACCCTGAAAGTTCCTAGTAAAATGGGTCAAAAGCACAAAAGCCCTGTATtcacatacaatgcaatattggTAATGTGGTACCTTTCCTCATCAAGAGAATGGCCTGCTAATTATTACAgttgaattaaaataaagtacACAGGTTTGTTTGTACTGGTTATTAGCACATTCTTTTTGATGAAACTTGTTTGATTTTGATACATTTGAATACATTGCAAAGTCTATCAGTTCATTATACTACTCATAAACAAGTGGATGAACTGATacattaaagaaacatttaattaGGTATGCTGGGCCTTTTTGTCACTGGGTGTTAACGAAGAAAGCCTTCTTTTTACTAATGTTCATCTGTCTTTTAATGTTCGAAGATATTGGAGAGTTTGGGTCACACATAATTTATTATAATGCCTTCCTGGCTATATATCTTTAAAGTTCACCACaagtattattttctattaaaatttaaaaatcatgtgaaAAATCATCTGTATCTGTGCAATAGAGAAGAAACAATACATATTCTCAAAAATGCATGTGTTATTTTCAGGAGcaaatattatcaaaattaaagaaGGTAGTCAAGCCATTACCTCTTCACAACTAGCAGCCCCTGGTGTACACCTGCTTTCTTATATGAAAAATCTTCCCCTTCAATTCATATAAAATCATACTAGAAGTGATCatctctgttattattattactagtattatatattataaatgaagGATGatattaaaagaagtaaaataggATGATGGATGTCTTAAATAAGTTCTTTACTTCTCTTATATTTACCTTCAAGATTGCACTTTTTCTACATACCTAAATAAATTACAAAGGTCTTAATCAAATTAATAAAGCTACTGAAATTGTTTTCACCTGCAaaatttattctataaataaatgaaaaatgttcaattgtttttcatttgacTTATGTTGCATATTTATAAGAGATTAGTTTCTTTGCTGTGAGGACTTGACTTAACTCACAGTTTGACTGAAATTTGTCCCCtatgatttaaataataaaatgaaaaaaattggaagataaaagacttttaaattcagaaatagTAATTGCAGAGTTactttttacatgtgaatattccCAAAGTGAAGACTTATAATTTCATCCAGCTTCACTTGGATATAGTTAGACAGAAGCaaggaaaataaatgcataaaactgAAATTGttatatgtgaaagaaaaaaatccataatttaCATGTAAGTATAATCCAGCATATATAagctatatacatgtatatacagtgtatgtacatatatataatagcactatatttatataaacacacacatgatTGCCCAATTATACATGTGTTAttgctcttatttcttttaaaaggcatATAGTATATTTATTAAACAGAATACTTATATAGTGAAATTCGTGATAGTTATGTTCTGTTTACCTGAATTTTCACAGTTAATTTTGAGCTAAGTATAAGTTATAAATGTCTAAGCTCAAATTCATATTGCTCAAATGACTTAAGATGAAGTCTTTTTATTACCATTTCCTCTCATATTATCTTGACTCGTTACAGTCATGTCTTACATTTTGTGGAGCATTTTGTTAATCATTCCTTTGTCATAGCCATTTTACAAAAATGCAACATTTATTGGCTTAGACAACATAATTGCTAAGGGATAGTACTGTATGAACAATGAATTTACACTAAATGAATCAGAATAATGTGTTGCAATGGTTAATGAAAAATCCTTACGTTCTGCAATTGCATTATCAATTTTCATAATctaaacataaatattatttgtaGATAACAAGGGTTTAAAACCAATATTcctaggtaagaaaaaaaaacttttcaagcTCAATAATTAAACTTTTCTTGTGATCTCTctctaaacttttatttaaaatatggtgGTAATCATCCttatatttttttagtattttgcaattagatgaaataatacagctttttaaataaaaacataaaagcagTCACATAATAATACAGTATAGAAAAATAATGTGTTAAAACTAGTACTGAATCAAACTAATATTTcactttcaattattttctaCTCACCATCTCATAGTTAAAGGGATATTACAATacattttattactttcaaatattattattataatttgtaATAAAATAGCAAAGAATAATAACAAACATCTGTCAGATCTGGGTCTGCTTCAGTTTAATTGACCAGCACTATGAAGTGAATTAGTAATctacctttttcttaaaaataatcattttactgCAGCAAAAACATAGAACAAATCCTAATCATAGGACCTATATTAATACCCATGGTACTTTAAGAAAACATATCTGGTATTATAATGTAAAGCTAACTTAAGTATTTCTAATGCACAGCTAAAATAAGTGGCCTAGCCAAGGGGGTAGAAAACTCCATGGAAGCAAAATATTACCTCCTTTGATACAAAATTCCATtctcatataaatttattttcactaaATAAATGTACTCCTAATTCAAGGGTAAAATTTATACCTATATTTCAGACAAGATAGTCTTACTttctatatttaataaataaaatataaacattataattatcaaattatattataatttgatATGGTTTATGGACACTCATTTTTCAAATGTCAAAAGCTCTGGGATTGTTAGGAATTGTACTTTAGTCTCATAATATGCCTCATGAGACTAAACATATTTAGTCTCATAATATGTTATGAATGTATGCACAgttattaaggaaatggtaaGTATCTAGCTTTGcactttgaatttttattatgcACATCTTTCTACTATTCATCAAAATATTTGATTAGGAGGAACGGGGACATGATAAATAACTAGCTTAGAGGGACTTCACAAATCTGATATTAAAACACTTAAAGGTTAATActaactctctgtgcctcaaaaaaaaagacttctggtGAAGGATGAttagaaaaaacaaggaaagtgagATAACTATGAAAAAGGTGACTTAtgggaaagtaaaaagaaaataagaaacaaagaagaatgaCACCTATTTAATAGTGGGTCTGATCCTCTTGCATAAGAAGAGTTGCATTTCAATATTGTATATAGAGAAATAGTGAATCATGTCCATGGGCTTTTCTTCATCTGAACTAATTCCAAAATATACTTCAAATAATGGAGGACAAAAGGTTTAGGTATAATGTACCAAATGCAAGGTAGCCCTGAAAAGTTACATTTCATATTGATAtacttgtgttttttattttatggatatctATGTTATTACCCAAATATAATTAATCAAGAGATATATAAATAGGTTACTCTAGAcattcatggtttttttttttctttttaaatacaatgCCTTAGTTTTATATCAGTTATGGAGTTTTAGAAGCCAGTAGTCTccttttttatggaaaaaaatgtgatgTAAGGCATCAGTGACTTGTAGTGAGTTACATTCAAagcataataataatttctactaAGGGCAACTTGAGGAAACACTAGCAGAGAACACTGGCCTCACTGCATAATTCTGCAGCTACAGGTTCTATGAATCTCTGCAGCTCTGCTGTCCTCTACTGGCCTGATGAGATAAGTGCCTGCCTCAAAGCTCTCGAGTTTCTTTGTATCAGTTTAGTTTCCTCCACAAACAAGATACTGGCACCTTAAAAATCCAATTTTCTTTGGTTTCGCtcacatgtaaatggattataacTTGGATTATTGTCAGGTTAATTTTTCAACATATTTTAGTgtcatacagaaagaaaaactctTTCAGCATCCTGTCTTTGTTCAAGAATGTTTGGGGCCGGTTGCAGTAAGTGgttgggaaaaaaaggagctaAAATATAACAGTGACAACAGATCACAGAATTCTGACAAACTGGCTCCAAGgccttatatttttattggttggtgtgtgtgtgtgtaagtaattTTAGTGTacgtttttaaaaagtatagcaatttcactttccttttcctttattatgTCTTTAACTAACATACAATTCATGGATCCTTGATCATCTCCTCCTAATTAATCCTGTACTTCTTAGCAATATAGTTACTGTCTTTTTTCCCAATTGCATCCTGCCTAGGAAAAATGATGCATCATTGGAGTACTAAGTTTGAAATTCATAATCCAAGAGAAAGAGTTGAACTatataaatcagattttttttttaatgtcccacTTATATCCTGGTATGGGATGGGCATGATGGGTTATAAGATTTATCAATATCACAGTGCATCAAACTTGTTAATAAACTAGCTTTCTGTATAAGAAGTAAAAgaaagtttttcaaaaaaaaaaaaaatgggagcaCGAAAGGCATGGCATAGGTGGAATTTAAGGTTCAAGCTTTGTATCCtctatatataatgtattatgtttttcaaaaactttttattaGGAAAGCTATACCAGACGCATAATCACTATACAATGATTAAACATTACCTTTACAATTTATAATCACTGAAATTACAGAATAAATATATGCACATTTCTTTTGAATCTTTGTGTgagagagaaaacattaaaagtgCTTCCTACAAAGCTGTTAGTGATATATACCCAGttgcttttttatgttttttatattttatatatatatatgtatatatatatatatatatataagaaagtgCAGATGTTCTCCAAAAAATCTTGGCATCAGGATGAAGTGTCACAAAGAAGGTGTTCATACTAGGTGAGTGCCTACGGCTGTTAAACCACCAGGCCTCCACTTCAGTTGGCTCCATCCTGGAAGATGACTTTCCCCAGGGTTGGGGAGAGACGCTGTGAGCTGTACACTAGGGGTGAAGGGAAGGTGAAGCTATGGAGAGGATAGGAATGGATCGAACCCGAACTAATTAGATTGGGTTGAACGGGAgtgggggatgtgtgtgtgtgtgtgtgtgtgtgtgtgtgtgtgtgtgtgtgtgtgtgtatgtgtatgtacctACACCAGAAGGAAGAGGCTGCAGGTGTAGGGACTTATGTGCAGAGATTTGTGATTTCGTGTGGGTATGTGTGTAAGAGAAAAACGAGTGGGTGAGAACGTTCGAGCAAgacccgccccctccctccccgccttgCAGTTTCCAGGCATGCAGCAAACTGCATTATTAATACATGTACAGAATCTGTGCCATGAGGGCAAGAGGAACGAAAGCCACAAATGTCAATTTGTTTTCCCCCCTCCCTgtcaaaacaaaactacaactaaaaacaaaagttactgaaaagaaaaagacacatcgAATTTTACTTAATTAGGATCAATACAACGATCCCTAATATACCTTATACATGGCACAGTCAAAGTCTCAAGTtccagtataaaaaaataataacatttgctGGCAAAAGTCTGCGAAGGCACTTCATTGATTAATGATCTGAGTATGGCCCTTCCTCCGAATCATATCTGGGGAGAGCATACATCTGTATTTTCTAGTTATCATGCGGTTTCAGTTCTGTTCAGGGCAGGGAAGTTTGTGAGAATGGAGTTATTGGGACAAGTATAAAGGGAGCAAgggatatattttttctttttattttcttttgaaaaaaaaagcactaatttatttttctttttctgttagaaCCTATATGTTGTCTTCTCCAGGACTTCGAGGTAATCCGGCTTGGTTTGAAGTTTGGCCCTTAACTCGAGGTAATCACTTTTTTGGGTTTGGTGGTCTGTGAAGCCCTTTCCAGCCGAGAAGAGAAGGGTTTCTTTGAGCCTGGCGTCCTGCTGTAAGTCTGGGTATTGCATGCCAGGAGGGTGGACGTGCAGTTCCTTTAATTTGGGCACTGTGCCATAGAGACAGTCCACAAACCCCCCCGTGCAGGGGGCTGGTGGCGGCCTCTCTCGGTCTAGTAGCGTACTGCCACCACCACAGCCTCCCCCAGGGGGAAACAGCACCACCCCACCATTCTTCTCATGGCGGCGGAACCCAGCCAAGTCTCCCCCAGTTCCTGCAGCTACCCCTGACACCCCACCAGTGGCTGGGTGGTGAGTCTGAGGGTGATGATGATTCATGGTCACTATGGTGTTGAGCTGGGAGCTGGACACTGCCAAGGcccactccttttctttttctagcaaTGTCCGGTAGTTGCTGTGGTTCTCCTTGGGTGTCTCAGCAAACTGCTCACTTCCTAGGAGAACCTCCCCCATTCCTGGGGGTTGTGTCCCAGGAGCCCCGCGTTCTGCACGCCCTGTCTCCTGGACTGATGAAAcggccacctcctcctcctcgcgAGGCTTGTAGATGGGGTTATTGCACATCTGAGTAACAGGGTGGGGTATGTACTCGTATACATGACCCACAGGAGGGGCCTTCTCTGGGGAAGAAATAGCCGGTCGTCCCCCACCTCCActtccacctccaccacctccaccatccTCAAAAAGCCGGTGGCATTGCATCTGGATGCCAGTGAGGTCCACGCCTTCCTGCCGCTTGCTTCTAAAGGGCAGCTTCTTCCGGCGCCGACGGAGGACATAGGCAAAGAGGCCTGCCGCAACGAAGACTGCTGAAAAAAACAGAACCAGCAGGCTGAGAATCAACACAGAAAGTGGCACAGGACCCCCAGGGGGAGAGAATTCATAAGGTGATGCACTTGTTGGCCCCCCAGCAAGGTGAGAATCTCCAGGCTGAGCTGGGGTTGCTCCAGCTGGCGCGATGCGCAGCATCTCTGGGCAGAGAACTTCCAGCTCGATAGTGCGCACGTCACGGTGGGTGAGGTTCTCAGGGCTCCTGCACAGGACATCACCCACCACACTGACTGAGCTGATGGTTTCGATCCACTGTTTGAAGGGAACCAGGTCACAGGTACAGTCCCAAGGATTCTCATTGAGGTCTATCTGGACAATGGCGTTCAAGTGTTCTAGGACACCAGCCACAGGAAGGTAGAGGAAGTAGTTCTTCCTCAAGTTGAGCCGAGCCAGAGATGTGCCTGCAAAGGCATCTGTTGGCAGGGTTCTCAGCAAGTTATTGTTGAGGAATAGCAGCTTCAAGTTGGGCATGAGGCTGAAGGCCGCAGGCTGGATTTCCCGGATGACATTGAACTCAAAATACAAGTAGTGTAGACTCTGTAGGCCTCGGAACATGCCTGGTGTCAGCTTCTCGATGTCGTTGCCATTGAGAAAGAGGCTCTTTAGGTTAGGCAGGTTGATGAAAGCCCCATCCTGGACGTAAGAAATACGATTATTTCCTAGATGTAAGAGATCCAAGGAAGAGAAATTCCAAAAATCAGAACGGTATATTTTCTGAATCAGATTACTACTCAGATACAGTTTCTTAGCATTCAGTGGCCTTGGAAGAAGTTCAGAAATGTTATTAAATCCTCGCTCTTTGCAGTTGACAGTCAAGCCAAGGTCGTTGATGTGCAAATTACAGGTACACCCAGTAGGGCATATAATGGGAATGGGTGGTCTGGTCTGGTAAGGAGCAATGGGAGGTTGGTTTGGACCAGGGTATAAAGCTTGGGATGTGGAGGGTGGCCTTGGTGTTCGAGATTGTTTGGTGGGTTTGGGCTGTTTATTTGAGGACTTGTATTCAACAGAAGAAGCAGTAAAATGGACAGAGGACAGCATTGAGGAAGGCTTAGTTGGCCATGTATTCTCCTTGCTTGATGACAAGTGGGGAATCCCCAAACTAGCCTCCACCTCAGAGTCAGACAACAAGGGACAGAGTTCTGTCTTCCTGATTTCTCGCAGGTCct
Encoded proteins:
- the SLITRK3 gene encoding SLIT and NTRK-like protein 3, whose protein sequence is MKPSIAELLHRGRMLWIILLSTIALGWTTPIPLIEDSEEIDEPCFDPCYCEVKESLFHIHCDSKGFTNISQIAEFWSRPFKLYLQRNSMRKLYTNSFLHLNNAVSINLGNNALQDIQTGAFNGLKILKRLYLHENKLDIFRNDTFLGLESLEYLQADYNVIKRIESGAFRNLSKLRVLILNDNLIPMLPTNLFKAVSLTHLDLRGNRLKVLFYRGMLDHIGRSLMELQLEENPWNCTCEIVQLKSWLERIPYTALVGDITCETPFHFHGKDLREIRKTELCPLLSDSEVEASLGIPHLSSSKENTWPTKPSSMLSSVHFTASSVEYKSSNKQPKPTKQSRTPRPPSTSQALYPGPNQPPIAPYQTRPPIPIICPTGCTCNLHINDLGLTVNCKERGFNNISELLPRPLNAKKLYLSSNLIQKIYRSDFWNFSSLDLLHLGNNRISYVQDGAFINLPNLKSLFLNGNDIEKLTPGMFRGLQSLHYLYFEFNVIREIQPAAFSLMPNLKLLFLNNNLLRTLPTDAFAGTSLARLNLRKNYFLYLPVAGVLEHLNAIVQIDLNENPWDCTCDLVPFKQWIETISSVSVVGDVLCRSPENLTHRDVRTIELEVLCPEMLRIAPAGATPAQPGDSHLAGGPTSASPYEFSPPGGPVPLSVLILSLLVLFFSAVFVAAGLFAYVLRRRRKKLPFRSKRQEGVDLTGIQMQCHRLFEDGGGGGGGSGGGGRPAISSPEKAPPVGHVYEYIPHPVTQMCNNPIYKPREEEEVAVSSVQETGRAERGAPGTQPPGMGEVLLGSEQFAETPKENHSNYRTLLEKEKEWALAVSSSQLNTIVTMNHHHPQTHHPATGGVSGVAAGTGGDLAGFRRHEKNGGVVLFPPGGGCGGGSTLLDRERPPPAPCTGGFVDCLYGTVPKLKELHVHPPGMQYPDLQQDARLKETLLFSAGKGFTDHQTQKSDYLELRAKLQTKPDYLEVLEKTTYRF